One genomic segment of Streptomyces sp. RerS4 includes these proteins:
- a CDS encoding GTP-binding protein gives MTSYDRLPVTVLSGFLGAGKTTLLNHVLGNREGLRVAVIVNDMSEVNIDAALVRGGEAALSRTEERLVEMTNGCICCTLRDDLLEEVDRLAREGRFDYLLIESSGISEPMPVAATFSFPRDDGATLGDLARLDTMVTVVDAANFLPELEGGDELAARGLAAYEDDERTISDLLVDQVEFADVIVLNKLDLVKPDQAARLRAALTRLNPAARVVPAVRGHVALDHVLGTGLFDVEKAQQAPGWVRELNGDHVPETEEYGISSVVFRADAAFHPGRLWTFVTKGLDSGTFGRILRSKGFFWLASRPRVTGLWSQAGAVARFEPSGTRGPDTAQGQELVFIGTGLRGDSLLAALDACLLAPGEPAPDTDEFPAWETYGIDDACDVHEHAAEAA, from the coding sequence ATGACCTCGTACGATCGCCTGCCTGTGACCGTTCTGTCCGGTTTCCTCGGCGCGGGAAAGACCACCCTGCTCAACCACGTCCTGGGCAACCGCGAGGGCCTGCGGGTCGCGGTGATCGTCAACGACATGAGCGAGGTCAACATCGACGCCGCGCTCGTGCGCGGCGGCGAGGCGGCGCTCTCGCGCACCGAGGAGCGGCTGGTCGAGATGACCAACGGGTGCATCTGCTGCACCCTGCGCGACGACCTCCTGGAGGAGGTCGACCGGCTCGCCCGCGAAGGCCGCTTCGACTACCTGCTCATCGAGTCCAGCGGCATCTCCGAGCCCATGCCGGTCGCCGCGACCTTCTCCTTCCCCCGGGACGACGGCGCCACCCTCGGCGACCTCGCCCGCCTCGACACCATGGTCACCGTCGTCGACGCCGCGAACTTCCTGCCGGAACTCGAAGGCGGCGACGAACTGGCCGCACGGGGACTCGCGGCTTACGAGGACGACGAGCGCACCATCAGCGACCTGCTCGTCGACCAGGTCGAGTTCGCCGACGTCATCGTCCTCAACAAGCTCGACCTGGTGAAGCCGGACCAGGCCGCACGCCTGCGCGCCGCGCTGACCCGACTGAACCCGGCCGCCCGCGTCGTGCCCGCCGTACGCGGGCACGTGGCCCTCGACCACGTCCTGGGCACCGGCCTGTTCGACGTCGAGAAGGCGCAACAGGCGCCGGGCTGGGTCCGGGAACTCAACGGCGACCACGTCCCCGAGACCGAGGAATACGGGATCTCCTCCGTCGTGTTCCGCGCCGACGCGGCCTTCCACCCCGGCCGGTTGTGGACGTTCGTCACCAAGGGCCTCGACAGCGGCACCTTCGGGCGGATCCTGCGCTCCAAGGGCTTCTTCTGGCTCGCCAGCCGCCCGCGCGTGACCGGCCTGTGGTCCCAGGCCGGCGCCGTCGCCCGCTTCGAACCCTCCGGCACCCGCGGCCCCGACACCGCACAGGGCCAGGAACTGGTCTTCATCGGCACCGGTCTGCGCGGCGATTCCCTCCTCGCGGCCCTGGACGCCTGCCTCCTCGCGCCGGGCGAACCCGCACCGGACACCGACGAGTTCCCCGCCTGGGAGACGTACGGCATCGACGACGCCTGCGACGTCCACGAGCACGCCGCCGAGGCGGCCTGA
- the rpmF gene encoding 50S ribosomal protein L32: MAVPKRKMSRSNTRHRRAQWKATTPQLVPITIDGSVHQVPQRLVKAYERGLIHPEG; this comes from the coding sequence ATGGCCGTCCCGAAGCGGAAGATGTCCCGCAGCAACACCCGCCACCGCCGCGCCCAGTGGAAGGCGACCACGCCCCAGCTGGTGCCGATCACCATCGACGGCTCCGTCCACCAGGTCCCCCAGCGCCTGGTGAAGGCGTACGAGCGCGGCCTCATCCACCCCGAGGGCTGA
- the rpsN gene encoding 30S ribosomal protein S14, which produces MAKKSKIAQNEKRKETVERYAARRAELKEIIRRPSATPAERDAALAELRRQPRNASATRVRNRDSVDGRPRGYLRKFGLSRVRTRQQAHAGFLPGVTKSSW; this is translated from the coding sequence ATGGCGAAGAAGAGCAAGATCGCGCAGAACGAGAAGCGCAAGGAGACGGTCGAGCGGTACGCCGCCCGGCGGGCCGAACTCAAGGAGATCATCCGCCGCCCGTCCGCCACCCCGGCCGAACGCGACGCCGCCCTCGCCGAGCTGCGCCGACAGCCGCGCAACGCCAGCGCCACCCGCGTCCGCAACCGCGACAGCGTGGACGGCCGCCCCCGCGGCTACCTGCGCAAGTTCGGCCTCTCCCGCGTACGGACACGACAGCAGGCGCACGCGGGATTCCTCCCCGGAGTGACCAAGTCGTCCTGGTAG
- the rpmB gene encoding 50S ribosomal protein L28 translates to MSAHCQLTGAKPGFGNNISHSHRRTSRRFDPNIQHKRYWLPSEGRNVRLTLSAKAIKTVDAIGIEAAVARIRARGVKV, encoded by the coding sequence ATGTCAGCGCACTGCCAACTGACCGGCGCCAAGCCGGGATTCGGCAACAACATCTCCCACTCGCACCGGCGCACCTCGCGCCGCTTCGACCCGAACATCCAGCACAAGCGCTACTGGCTGCCCAGCGAGGGCCGCAACGTACGCCTGACCCTGAGCGCCAAGGCGATCAAGACGGTGGACGCGATCGGCATCGAGGCCGCCGTGGCCCGCATCCGCGCCCGCGGGGTGAAGGTCTGA
- the rpmG gene encoding 50S ribosomal protein L33 → MARNEIRPIIKIRSTAGTGFTYVTRKNRRNDPDRLVLRKYDPVIRRHVDFREER, encoded by the coding sequence ATGGCACGCAACGAGATCCGCCCGATCATCAAAATCCGCTCCACGGCCGGCACCGGATTCACCTACGTCACCCGCAAGAACCGACGCAACGACCCGGACCGGCTGGTGCTGCGCAAGTACGACCCCGTCATCCGGCGTCACGTCGACTTCCGCGAAGAGCGCTGA
- a CDS encoding type B 50S ribosomal protein L31, whose translation MKPGIHPAYGPVVFRDTASGTAFLTRSTITSDKSVEWEDGNTYPVVDVEISSASHPFYTGTARVMDTAGRVEKFERRYGAR comes from the coding sequence ATGAAGCCCGGAATCCACCCCGCCTACGGTCCCGTCGTCTTCCGCGACACCGCCTCCGGCACCGCGTTCCTCACCCGCTCCACGATCACCAGCGACAAGAGCGTCGAGTGGGAGGACGGCAACACCTACCCGGTGGTCGACGTGGAGATCTCCTCCGCGAGCCACCCCTTCTACACCGGCACCGCCCGCGTCATGGACACGGCCGGCCGCGTCGAGAAGTTCGAGCGCCGTTACGGAGCCCGCTGA
- a CDS encoding GTP-binding protein codes for MDHGHQLPVVIVAGMHSEARREVVDQLLRTVPGSVALHHDLSAAPDGTVLRLIRDASGTLSTGETPLVNDCACCALREDLVPELERMADSGLTRLAVVELWDSVEPKAMAEVVAGHGEGRLVLTNVITAVDPALVLPCLANGDDLAEAGLAAAPTDQRTVGDTWARQLEYAPVLALVDSEEADDEDQALLAQLHPTARRVAAASVELARAAFAGFDVEAAAAAQHPACALLPQEADEAGVTTLVWHRRRPFHPGRLYEALEDLCCAAARSRGRFWLADRPDTLLAWDAAGGALCVESAGPWLASLPDAAWEMVPPMRRAAAALDWHPEHGDCCQHLVFTSPGLDRDGLERLLDSCLLTDAEYGSGREAWKDLPAAFDALLDAA; via the coding sequence ATGGACCACGGTCACCAGCTCCCGGTCGTGATCGTCGCCGGGATGCACTCCGAGGCCCGCAGGGAGGTCGTCGATCAGCTGCTGCGCACCGTTCCCGGAAGCGTGGCGCTGCACCACGACCTCTCCGCGGCGCCCGACGGCACCGTGCTCCGTCTGATCCGCGACGCCTCCGGCACCCTCTCCACGGGTGAGACGCCGCTGGTCAACGACTGTGCGTGCTGCGCACTGCGGGAGGACCTGGTTCCCGAGTTGGAGCGGATGGCGGACAGCGGTCTGACCCGTCTCGCCGTGGTCGAGCTGTGGGACTCGGTCGAACCGAAGGCCATGGCCGAGGTCGTCGCCGGGCACGGAGAGGGCCGTTTGGTGCTGACGAACGTGATCACCGCCGTGGACCCCGCGCTCGTCCTGCCCTGCCTCGCCAACGGCGACGACCTGGCCGAGGCCGGCCTCGCCGCCGCCCCCACCGACCAGCGGACCGTCGGCGACACCTGGGCCCGTCAGCTGGAGTACGCGCCGGTCCTCGCGCTCGTAGACAGCGAGGAAGCCGACGACGAGGACCAGGCGCTGCTCGCTCAACTGCACCCCACCGCGCGGCGGGTGGCGGCCGCTTCCGTCGAACTCGCGCGGGCCGCGTTCGCCGGCTTCGACGTCGAGGCGGCGGCGGCCGCGCAGCACCCGGCGTGTGCGCTGCTGCCGCAGGAAGCGGACGAGGCCGGGGTGACCACGTTGGTCTGGCACCGCCGGCGGCCGTTCCATCCCGGGCGTCTGTACGAGGCGTTGGAGGACCTGTGCTGTGCCGCGGCCCGCAGCCGGGGCAGGTTCTGGCTCGCCGACCGTCCCGACACCCTGCTGGCCTGGGACGCGGCCGGCGGCGCGCTGTGCGTCGAGAGCGCCGGCCCGTGGCTGGCCTCACTGCCCGACGCGGCCTGGGAGATGGTCCCGCCGATGCGCCGGGCCGCCGCCGCCCTGGACTGGCACCCCGAGCACGGCGACTGCTGCCAGCACCTGGTCTTCACGTCGCCCGGCCTCGACCGCGACGGGCTGGAGCGGCTCCTCGACTCCTGCCTGTTGACGGACGCGGAGTACGGCTCGGGGCGGGAGGCGTGGAAGGACCTACCCGCCGCCTTCGACGCCCTCCTCGACGCCGCCTGA
- the rpsR gene encoding 30S ribosomal protein S18, whose product MARRPVAHKPVKSKPNPLDAAGITYIDYKDTDLLRKFISDRGKIRSRRVTRVTAQQQRALAAAIKNAREMALLPYAGR is encoded by the coding sequence ATGGCCCGACGCCCCGTCGCCCACAAGCCCGTCAAGTCCAAGCCCAACCCGCTCGACGCGGCCGGGATCACCTACATCGACTACAAGGACACCGACCTGCTGCGGAAGTTCATCTCCGACCGCGGCAAGATCCGCAGCCGGCGCGTCACCCGCGTCACCGCCCAGCAGCAGCGCGCCCTGGCCGCCGCCATCAAGAACGCGCGCGAGATGGCCCTGCTGCCCTACGCCGGTCGCTGA
- a CDS encoding DUF1490 family protein codes for MHPLAIAGAAAGKLAHYAVSGVVGALILKKLPDAQPAARKALVGGLAGGIVAGRWLSSAAEEARLKAGDMLAEARTSLGEEVPPPSAVKVDHDHDHGHEH; via the coding sequence ATGCATCCCCTCGCCATCGCCGGTGCGGCTGCCGGCAAGCTGGCCCACTACGCGGTGTCCGGTGTGGTCGGCGCGCTGATCCTCAAGAAGCTGCCCGATGCCCAGCCCGCCGCGCGCAAGGCGCTGGTGGGCGGGCTCGCGGGCGGCATCGTGGCGGGCCGGTGGCTGTCCTCGGCCGCCGAGGAGGCCCGGCTCAAGGCCGGGGACATGCTCGCGGAGGCACGTACCTCGCTCGGCGAGGAGGTCCCGCCGCCCTCGGCCGTCAAGGTCGACCACGACCACGACCACGGCCACGAGCACTGA